In a genomic window of Sphingomonas koreensis:
- a CDS encoding TonB-dependent receptor → MRKRLGINSGSNRRAAGATSLSALALPLLLLPLPAFGQEAPTEEVIVTGVADRQLLLDAKTETGSRLGLTARETPAIVDILSERQIREFGARTNVEALNRAPGVTSSLPATSPGAPTMRGFTSSAVGLLYNGIRVTTPLIYTRASDSFLYERIEILKGPASVLYGEGALAGAINLVPKKAKLGATDGSLLASYGSFESLRLGGDVNAALGDQAAIRAVAAYGRTGGYVDDSDSRFFAASMSTLLKPVETLTIELAVDYSEDSYETADLGTPLVPRAIARDPSTVATGPGGLVIDKSLRDTNFNVTDAVLDSDTLWLRSRATWQLNDALTFTNDLTRYQSDRQFINAEAYSFNPTSGLIDRTTGIVTHDIHHWIERPALSGDVTIGGMRNRFALGAEFSELRFATRRYFATTTSVDPFNPVRGRFPGGTSTLPPVNQRSTVVVQSVFGENALNLTPKWLIVAGGRHDWIKLDRRLTGSAPFDRRYRALSWRVGTVYDLLPKTQLFAQYSRAIAPVGNLLSLSLVNSRFDLTKGRSVEAGVKSSFWGDRVDLTLAAYHLVQDDIITRDPANPALSVQGGRQSSRGVELSLSAAVTRQLRVDANWTRLDARFDTLIEAGGVNRAGNTPPRIPETVANLFAFYSFKDIPLTVSAGLRHAGRFFTDNANTIRAKGYTTVDAAIGYKFGAGELSLRGRNLTDAFYVDYSDVSNSQFQVAAPRSVELSLLARF, encoded by the coding sequence TTGCGCAAACGCCTTGGCATCAATTCTGGATCGAACCGGCGGGCAGCTGGAGCGACCTCGCTTTCCGCCCTGGCCCTCCCTCTACTGCTGCTGCCGCTTCCGGCGTTCGGGCAGGAGGCGCCGACGGAAGAAGTCATCGTCACCGGCGTCGCCGACCGGCAGCTGCTGCTCGATGCCAAGACGGAGACGGGCAGCCGGCTTGGCCTCACCGCGCGCGAAACGCCGGCGATCGTCGACATCCTGTCGGAGCGGCAGATTCGGGAATTCGGCGCCCGCACCAATGTCGAAGCACTTAACCGCGCGCCCGGCGTCACATCTTCTCTGCCAGCAACCAGCCCGGGCGCGCCGACGATGCGGGGCTTCACGTCGAGCGCGGTCGGGCTGCTCTATAACGGTATCCGGGTTACGACGCCGCTCATCTACACCCGCGCAAGCGACAGCTTCCTTTATGAGAGGATCGAGATCCTGAAGGGGCCGGCGTCGGTCCTCTACGGCGAGGGCGCGCTCGCGGGCGCGATCAACCTCGTTCCCAAGAAAGCGAAGCTCGGTGCCACCGATGGCTCGCTGCTGGCGAGCTACGGCAGCTTCGAGTCCCTGCGACTTGGCGGAGACGTGAATGCGGCGCTCGGTGATCAAGCGGCCATCCGTGCCGTCGCAGCCTATGGCCGCACAGGCGGCTATGTCGATGACAGCGATTCCCGCTTTTTTGCCGCCAGCATGTCGACCCTCCTCAAGCCCGTGGAGACGCTGACGATCGAACTCGCGGTCGACTACAGCGAGGATAGCTACGAGACGGCCGATCTCGGCACGCCTCTGGTCCCCCGGGCGATCGCCCGCGATCCGTCTACGGTCGCGACCGGGCCCGGCGGCCTGGTGATCGACAAGTCGCTGCGCGACACCAACTTCAACGTGACCGATGCGGTGCTCGATTCCGACACGCTCTGGTTGCGCTCGCGTGCGACCTGGCAGCTCAACGACGCACTCACCTTCACCAACGACCTCACCAGGTATCAATCGGACCGCCAGTTCATCAATGCCGAGGCATATAGCTTCAATCCGACGAGCGGGTTGATCGACCGCACCACGGGCATCGTTACGCACGACATCCACCATTGGATCGAGCGACCGGCGCTCAGCGGAGACGTCACAATCGGCGGCATGCGCAATCGCTTCGCTTTAGGCGCCGAGTTCAGCGAGCTGCGCTTCGCCACCCGGCGCTATTTCGCCACCACGACCTCGGTCGATCCGTTCAACCCGGTGCGCGGGCGCTTTCCGGGGGGAACGAGCACACTCCCGCCGGTCAACCAGCGATCGACCGTCGTGGTCCAGTCGGTATTTGGTGAGAATGCGCTGAACCTGACACCCAAATGGCTGATCGTTGCAGGCGGACGTCACGACTGGATCAAGCTCGATCGGCGCCTCACCGGCAGCGCGCCGTTCGATCGTCGCTACCGCGCCCTCTCCTGGCGCGTCGGCACGGTCTATGACCTGCTGCCGAAAACCCAGCTGTTCGCGCAGTACAGCCGGGCGATTGCGCCGGTCGGCAATCTGCTGTCGCTCTCGCTCGTCAACTCCCGGTTCGATCTCACCAAGGGCCGCTCGGTCGAAGCTGGCGTCAAGAGCAGCTTCTGGGGCGATCGCGTCGACCTGACCCTGGCCGCCTATCATCTGGTTCAGGACGACATCATCACGCGCGATCCCGCCAACCCCGCGCTCAGCGTGCAGGGCGGCCGGCAATCCTCGCGTGGTGTCGAGCTCTCGCTCTCGGCGGCGGTCACGCGCCAGCTGCGCGTCGACGCGAACTGGACGCGGCTCGACGCACGGTTCGATACGCTGATCGAGGCCGGCGGCGTCAATCGTGCCGGAAACACACCGCCACGAATTCCCGAAACGGTCGCCAACCTGTTCGCCTTCTACAGCTTCAAGGATATTCCGCTCACCGTGAGCGCCGGCCTGCGCCATGCCGGGCGCTTCTTCACCGACAACGCCAATACGATTCGTGCCAAAGGCTACACCACGGTCGATGCGGCGATCGGTTACAAGTTCGGCGCCGGTGAGCTTTCGCTGCGCGGCCGCAATCTCACCGATGCCTTCTACGTCGACTATTCCGACGTCTCGAACAGCCAGTTCCAGGTCGCTGCCCCGCGCAGCGTCGAGCTCAGCCTGCTGGCTCGCTTCTGA
- a CDS encoding superoxide dismutase, with the protein MRLITVLTLMAVLAAPQGLAQSTPAAPVARGIFTLAPLPYAPEALEPVIDAETMKLHHGRHHQAYVDALSKAVAGDAELKDLSLAELLAKAGSMPAAIRNNGGGHWNHSFFWSIMAPPKMGGTPSRELAGAIDAQFGSMEAMKASFKAAGIGRFGSGWVWLVVTPEGKLLITSTPNQDNPLMDVAEVRGTPVLGNDVWEHAYYLKHRNRRADYLDAWWQVVNWREVSRRYAEATARS; encoded by the coding sequence ATGAGGTTGATTACGGTCCTCACGCTGATGGCGGTATTGGCGGCGCCCCAAGGGCTCGCCCAATCAACGCCAGCCGCACCCGTTGCGCGTGGGATCTTCACGCTTGCGCCGCTGCCCTACGCCCCCGAAGCGCTGGAGCCGGTGATCGATGCGGAGACGATGAAGCTCCATCACGGCAGGCATCATCAGGCTTATGTCGATGCACTCAGCAAGGCTGTTGCTGGCGATGCCGAACTGAAAGACCTCTCGCTCGCGGAACTGCTGGCCAAGGCCGGCTCAATGCCCGCTGCGATCCGCAACAATGGCGGCGGTCATTGGAATCACAGCTTCTTCTGGTCGATCATGGCCCCGCCGAAGATGGGCGGCACCCCCTCGCGCGAGCTCGCGGGGGCGATCGACGCGCAGTTCGGCTCGATGGAAGCGATGAAGGCTTCATTCAAGGCAGCGGGCATAGGGCGTTTCGGCTCGGGCTGGGTCTGGCTGGTGGTCACGCCCGAGGGCAAGCTGCTCATCACTTCCACGCCCAATCAGGACAACCCGCTGATGGACGTTGCAGAGGTCAGGGGCACGCCGGTCCTTGGCAACGACGTGTGGGAGCACGCTTACTATCTCAAGCACCGCAACCGCCGCGCCGACTATCTCGACGCGTGGTGGCAGGTCGTGAACTGGCGTGAAGTGTCGCGCCGTTATGCCGAGGCGACCGCGCGGAGCTGA
- a CDS encoding MerC domain-containing protein has translation MTTIRMRQQWLDGLAIGASSLCLIHCLFLPLALILLPALGAFLALPETFHFWGLVVAVPTSALAIGMGYAHHRLLLPAVLAVSGILFLGAAELLFHGTRIETLLAVLGSVQLAVAHAVNLRAAQH, from the coding sequence GTGACGACGATCCGCATGCGACAGCAATGGCTCGATGGGCTTGCCATCGGCGCTTCTTCCCTGTGCCTGATCCATTGCCTGTTTCTCCCCTTGGCGCTGATATTGCTGCCCGCGCTCGGCGCGTTCCTGGCGCTTCCGGAAACCTTTCATTTCTGGGGTTTGGTCGTCGCCGTTCCGACCAGCGCGCTGGCGATCGGCATGGGCTATGCGCACCACCGGCTGCTACTCCCCGCGGTGCTCGCCGTCAGCGGCATCCTGTTCCTGGGCGCCGCCGAATTGCTGTTTCATGGAACGCGGATCGAGACGCTCCTCGCGGTGCTCGGCTCGGTCCAACTGGCTGTCGCTCACGCCGTCAACCTACGTGCGGCACAGCACTAG
- a CDS encoding S46 family peptidase, translating to MLQRFRLLSLLFLLAAPASADEGMWLPSQTEAIGDKMRAAGLELDPKLLGDPNRAPLNAIVSLGGCSAAFVSPQGLIATNHHCVYGSIQYNSSPQHNYLHDGFLAASLGDELPAAPGSRVYVIEDLRDVTKEVLRGAAKLTGPARYDRLEANRKALIATCEKQANRRCDVRAYFGGRQYFLQQQLEIQDVRLVYAPAGGIGNFGGEIDNWQWPRHTGDFGFYRAYVAPDGSSAPFSKNNVPFRPKAWLPIAKQGLKEGDFVMVAGFPGTTERHRTAAETRFYFESFYPLQQRLLSDYSDAINATTTGKPDLAIRYASILKGADNYKKKILGQLAGAETIRLIERKETDERAFRDWINAGPARQQRWGDAIADLDRLTQEANAANIDGLRRALLDRGQLYASAMRAYRWALERAKPDAERKSGFQDRDRRAVQEALTQVERRFDPAVDRALFEKALAEYRKLPPAARNAGFDAALEKIGVDTLYRDTKLGTTNDRLALLDMPADAFDRSTDPFVRLAVAAYPDVAAREAASDARAGDLQAARSAYMDARIAYAATQGETLYPDANGSLRFTYGKVTAKKRDGMAWSAFTTAEGIVEKQTGRDPFNAPERTVDLIRAKDYGRYTAPELGTLPVNFLGTVDITNGNSGSATLNARGEFAGLVFDGTIEGIISDWWFDPAITRSIHVDGRYMLWTMEKVDGASRLLDEMGAR from the coding sequence GTGCTTCAGCGTTTCCGTCTTCTCTCGCTCCTGTTTCTGCTCGCAGCTCCCGCCTCCGCCGATGAGGGCATGTGGCTGCCGAGCCAGACCGAGGCGATCGGCGACAAGATGCGCGCGGCAGGGCTCGAGCTCGATCCGAAGCTGCTCGGCGACCCCAACCGCGCTCCGCTCAACGCTATCGTGTCGCTCGGCGGCTGCTCGGCGGCGTTCGTCAGCCCGCAGGGGCTGATCGCGACCAACCACCACTGCGTCTATGGATCGATCCAGTATAATTCGAGCCCCCAACACAATTATCTGCACGACGGGTTCCTCGCGGCTTCGCTCGGCGATGAGCTGCCCGCGGCGCCCGGCAGCCGGGTCTATGTGATCGAGGATCTGCGCGATGTGACGAAGGAGGTGCTGCGCGGTGCGGCGAAGCTGACCGGGCCGGCACGCTATGATCGTCTCGAGGCCAACCGCAAGGCGCTGATCGCGACGTGCGAGAAGCAGGCCAACCGCCGCTGCGATGTGCGCGCCTATTTTGGCGGGCGGCAATATTTCCTCCAGCAGCAGCTCGAGATCCAGGACGTTCGGCTGGTCTATGCGCCCGCAGGCGGGATCGGCAATTTCGGCGGTGAGATCGACAATTGGCAATGGCCGCGCCACACCGGCGACTTCGGCTTCTACCGCGCCTATGTCGCACCCGACGGATCATCGGCGCCCTTTTCGAAGAACAATGTGCCGTTCCGCCCCAAGGCGTGGCTGCCGATTGCCAAGCAGGGGTTGAAGGAAGGCGATTTCGTGATGGTCGCTGGGTTCCCCGGCACCACCGAGCGTCATCGCACCGCGGCCGAGACGCGTTTCTATTTCGAGAGCTTCTATCCGCTGCAGCAGCGGCTGCTGTCCGACTATTCGGATGCGATCAACGCCACGACGACGGGCAAGCCGGATCTGGCAATCCGTTACGCCTCGATCCTGAAGGGCGCTGACAACTACAAGAAGAAGATCCTTGGCCAGCTCGCAGGCGCCGAAACGATCCGGCTGATCGAGCGCAAGGAAACGGACGAGCGGGCGTTCCGCGACTGGATCAACGCCGGCCCCGCGCGGCAGCAGCGATGGGGTGACGCGATCGCCGACCTCGATCGGCTGACCCAAGAGGCGAATGCGGCGAATATCGACGGGCTGCGCCGCGCCCTGCTCGATCGCGGGCAGCTCTATGCGTCGGCGATGCGCGCCTATCGCTGGGCGCTCGAGCGCGCCAAGCCCGATGCCGAGCGCAAGAGCGGCTTCCAGGATCGTGACCGCCGTGCTGTGCAGGAGGCGCTGACACAAGTTGAGCGCCGTTTCGATCCGGCAGTCGATCGCGCGCTGTTCGAAAAGGCACTCGCCGAATATCGCAAGCTGCCCCCGGCCGCGCGCAATGCCGGGTTCGATGCGGCGCTGGAGAAGATCGGAGTCGATACGCTCTATCGGGACACCAAGCTCGGTACGACAAACGATCGGCTCGCACTGCTGGACATGCCGGCCGACGCATTCGATCGCTCGACCGATCCGTTCGTGCGGCTCGCGGTCGCCGCCTATCCTGATGTCGCAGCACGCGAGGCGGCAAGCGATGCCCGTGCCGGCGATCTCCAGGCCGCGCGCTCGGCCTATATGGATGCACGTATCGCCTATGCGGCGACGCAAGGCGAGACGCTCTATCCGGATGCCAACGGTTCGCTCCGCTTCACCTATGGCAAGGTGACGGCGAAGAAGCGCGACGGCATGGCATGGTCCGCCTTCACCACCGCCGAAGGGATTGTGGAGAAGCAGACCGGTCGCGACCCCTTCAACGCACCCGAGCGCACCGTCGATCTGATCAGGGCCAAGGACTATGGTCGTTATACCGCGCCCGAGCTCGGTACGCTGCCAGTCAATTTCCTCGGGACCGTGGATATCACCAACGGCAATTCGGGCTCGGCGACGCTCAACGCGCGCGGCGAATTTGCGGGGCTGGTGTTCGACGGTACGATCGAAGGGATCATCTCCGACTGGTGGTTCGATCCCGCGATCACCCGTTCGATCCATGTCGATGGCCGCTACATGCTGTGGACGATGGAAAAGGTTGATGGCGCATCGCGGTTGCTTGACGAGATGGGCGCGCGCTGA
- a CDS encoding dipeptidase codes for MPSLLPILPFLLATAQAAPPPDAAIAARVDRVLSVAPVIDGHNDLAWELRKAYEGKVEAVDLTRDTANLEKPLQTDIPRLRKGHVGGQFWSLYIPADVTGPEAVQATLDQIDIVQRVVAANPRVFTMAETAADVRKAKSEGRIASLLGIEGGHQFGGRLSVLRQFRELGVLYMTLTHGKSLSWADSATDMPRSGGLSPFGRQVVAEMNRIGMIVDISHVSDATMAAVLAATKAPVIASHSSARAVADRPRNIPDTLLRGIAENGGVVMVNFYPAFLSTAWNEWDNARTAFVKASGLPATPAGPRSTPALVAWEREHPEPRVDVRTVADHVEHIARVAGHDHVGLGADYDGISGTGPVGMKGVDSYPLLFAELARRGWSDTDLAKLAQGNILRVIERVEAVARDTAGLPPIDANDPG; via the coding sequence ATGCCGTCACTGCTCCCAATCCTTCCGTTCCTCCTGGCCACTGCGCAGGCTGCGCCGCCACCCGATGCCGCCATCGCTGCGCGCGTTGACCGGGTGCTGTCGGTCGCGCCGGTGATCGACGGTCACAACGACCTCGCCTGGGAGCTGCGCAAGGCCTATGAGGGCAAGGTCGAGGCGGTCGATCTCACCCGCGATACGGCGAACCTCGAAAAGCCGCTGCAGACCGACATTCCTCGCCTGCGCAAGGGGCATGTCGGCGGCCAGTTCTGGTCGCTCTACATTCCCGCCGACGTCACCGGCCCGGAGGCGGTCCAGGCGACGCTGGACCAGATCGACATTGTGCAACGCGTCGTTGCGGCGAATCCGCGGGTCTTCACGATGGCGGAAACCGCCGCCGATGTCCGAAAGGCAAAGAGCGAAGGACGGATCGCGTCGCTGCTGGGGATCGAGGGCGGGCACCAGTTCGGCGGGCGTTTGTCGGTGCTGCGCCAGTTTCGCGAGCTTGGCGTACTTTACATGACGCTGACTCACGGCAAGAGCCTGAGCTGGGCGGATTCCGCGACCGATATGCCGCGGTCGGGCGGTCTGTCGCCGTTCGGACGGCAGGTCGTCGCCGAGATGAACCGCATCGGGATGATCGTGGATATCAGCCATGTGTCCGACGCGACGATGGCTGCGGTGCTCGCCGCGACCAAGGCGCCGGTGATCGCGTCGCATTCTTCGGCGCGCGCGGTCGCCGACAGGCCGCGTAATATCCCCGACACGCTGCTGCGGGGGATCGCGGAGAATGGCGGGGTGGTGATGGTGAACTTCTACCCCGCCTTCCTGTCCACGGCGTGGAACGAGTGGGACAATGCGCGCACCGCCTTCGTCAAGGCGAGCGGCCTGCCGGCAACCCCAGCGGGGCCGCGTTCGACTCCGGCGCTCGTGGCCTGGGAGCGCGAGCATCCCGAGCCGCGCGTCGATGTGCGCACCGTCGCCGACCATGTCGAGCATATCGCGCGCGTCGCCGGCCACGATCATGTCGGGCTCGGCGCCGACTATGATGGGATCAGCGGGACCGGACCGGTGGGGATGAAGGGTGTGGACAGCTATCCCTTGCTGTTCGCCGAGCTCGCCCGGCGCGGCTGGAGCGACACCGACCTCGCCAAGCTCGCGCAGGGCAATATCCTGCGCGTGATTGAGCGCGTCGAAGCGGTGGCGCGCGACACGGCGGGCCTGCCCCCGATCGACGCGAACGATCCCGGCTGA
- a CDS encoding alkaline phosphatase PhoX produces MFSTIDRRTFTAGLAGAAFAALARVPADAAATAPGYGPLRADPAGLLDLPDGFHYKVISRFGDRMDDGFTVGDRADGMGCIPLGRRRVALVRNHELQARHHGDGPFARTDAARAPAYDRDTAGRPLPGGTSTIVYDLASGKVERQYLSLAGTIRNCAGGTTPWGSWLSCEEDVTRAGAGVARDHGWVFEVPARHRGLVDPVPLKAMGRFNHEAAAVDPRTGIVYLTEDREDGLLYRFLPDHRGQLARGGRLQALGLRDRPERGDTSNKLGSDVTPGAWKAACWIDLDGVEAPDDDLRLRGYKAGAARFARGEGIHWGIGEGYFCCTSGGAAGLGQVMRYRPSPREGQPGEVDAPGMLQLFVESTDPAMFNFGDNLTVGPNGHLIVCEDQYTDVVDNHLRGVTPDGRLYPVGRCRLQTELAGACFSPDGSTLFVNLYSPATTLAISGPWRRL; encoded by the coding sequence GTGTTCTCCACAATCGATCGCCGGACCTTCACCGCCGGACTCGCCGGCGCCGCTTTCGCTGCGCTGGCGCGCGTGCCAGCCGACGCTGCGGCGACTGCACCCGGCTACGGACCGCTGCGTGCCGATCCAGCCGGTCTGCTCGATTTGCCCGATGGCTTCCACTACAAGGTCATCTCCCGCTTCGGTGACCGGATGGACGACGGGTTCACCGTTGGCGACCGCGCGGACGGTATGGGCTGCATACCGCTCGGTCGCCGCCGGGTCGCGCTGGTCCGCAATCACGAGTTGCAGGCCCGGCATCATGGCGACGGGCCATTCGCGCGCACTGACGCTGCGCGTGCGCCCGCCTATGATCGCGATACCGCCGGTCGGCCCTTGCCTGGCGGCACGAGCACGATCGTCTATGATCTCGCGAGCGGCAAGGTCGAGCGCCAGTATCTCAGCCTTGCCGGCACGATCCGCAACTGCGCAGGCGGTACCACGCCCTGGGGCAGCTGGCTGAGCTGCGAGGAGGATGTGACCCGGGCCGGGGCGGGCGTGGCGCGCGATCATGGCTGGGTGTTCGAGGTGCCAGCGCGGCATCGCGGACTGGTCGATCCGGTGCCGCTCAAGGCGATGGGCCGCTTCAATCACGAAGCTGCGGCGGTCGATCCGCGCACCGGCATCGTCTATTTGACCGAGGATCGCGAGGACGGGCTGCTCTACCGCTTCCTGCCCGATCATCGTGGGCAGCTGGCGCGCGGCGGCCGGTTGCAGGCGCTGGGGCTGCGCGATCGACCCGAACGCGGCGACACCTCGAACAAGCTGGGCAGCGACGTCACCCCGGGCGCATGGAAGGCGGCGTGCTGGATCGACCTTGATGGCGTGGAAGCGCCGGACGACGATCTGCGTCTGCGCGGGTACAAGGCCGGCGCGGCACGGTTCGCGCGCGGCGAGGGTATCCACTGGGGAATTGGCGAAGGCTATTTCTGCTGCACCTCGGGTGGCGCGGCGGGGCTGGGGCAGGTGATGCGCTACCGGCCTTCACCGCGCGAAGGCCAACCTGGCGAAGTGGACGCGCCCGGGATGCTACAGCTGTTCGTCGAATCGACCGACCCGGCAATGTTCAACTTCGGCGACAATCTGACGGTCGGACCGAATGGCCATCTGATCGTGTGCGAGGACCAGTATACGGATGTGGTCGACAATCATCTGCGCGGGGTGACGCCGGATGGCCGTCTCTATCCGGTCGGGCGGTGCCGGTTGCAGACCGAGCTTGCCGGCGCCTGTTTCTCGCCCGATGGTTCGACGCTGTTCGTCAACCTCTACAGCCCCGCGACGACGCTGGCGATCAGCGGTCCGTGGCGGCGGCTCTGA
- a CDS encoding ABC transporter ATP-binding protein produces the protein MPRVLEISSLTFRYGGQAVVDGFDLVQEPGDHRVLLGPSGSGKTTLINLIAGLLTPQSGRIMIDGESIGDLPAAKRDDLRRRKIGVVFQTLRLVAALDVTANLMLAQRLAGQRPDRGEIQALLAALDLTHRAHARPRELSQGEAQRAAIARGLVAHPKLLIADEPTSALDDCNAERVAQLLIETANTHGSTLLVATHDARIKAFIPDAVTLAPVREAD, from the coding sequence ATGCCCCGAGTATTGGAAATCAGTAGCCTGACCTTTCGCTATGGCGGACAGGCGGTGGTGGATGGCTTCGACCTCGTCCAGGAGCCGGGCGACCATCGCGTGCTGCTCGGGCCATCGGGGTCGGGCAAGACCACGCTGATCAACCTGATCGCCGGGCTGCTGACGCCGCAGAGCGGCCGCATCATGATCGATGGCGAGTCGATCGGCGACCTGCCCGCAGCGAAGCGCGACGATCTGCGCCGGCGCAAGATCGGCGTGGTGTTCCAGACGCTGCGGCTGGTCGCCGCACTCGACGTAACCGCCAACCTCATGCTCGCTCAGCGCCTCGCTGGGCAGCGGCCCGATCGAGGTGAAATCCAGGCATTGCTCGCCGCACTGGACCTGACGCACCGCGCGCACGCCCGGCCGCGCGAGCTTAGCCAGGGTGAGGCGCAGCGCGCGGCGATCGCGCGCGGTCTGGTGGCCCACCCCAAGCTGCTCATTGCCGATGAACCAACCTCCGCGCTCGACGACTGCAATGCCGAACGCGTCGCGCAGCTGCTGATCGAAACCGCCAACACCCATGGCTCGACCCTGCTGGTCGCCACGCATGACGCGCGGATCAAGGCGTTCATCCCTGACGCGGTGACGCTGGCCCCGGTGCGCGAGGCCGACTGA
- a CDS encoding ABC transporter permease, which translates to MFSLALAYMRDRALTTLLNVVLLGLAVATLAILLLFSTQLTDRLERDAQGIDLVVGAKGSPLQLILSSIYQLDTPTGNIPLDSVALLRRDPSIARVIPLAMGDSFRGYRIVGTEPGYLDLYGAKLAQGRVFAKSGDAVLGATAARELGAGVGQRFVGSHGFGSGEGVTGHDEHPFTTVGILAPTGTVVDRLILTPVESVWDVHGIGHEHHEGEAKEGEAHEHEHDGHEKAHEHEEPALIGAAGTLEPEVTALLVSYRSALAAVRVPSFVNRQTNMQAAVPAQETARLLTLFGAGIEGARIFAWLLAATGGLAIFVALLNAARAREGDLALLRVMGATRASVFGTILLEGLLTAAAGALLGLAAAHLALAVARALFDPLAEIGLDPWRVHPGELAIVAGVLTIGLVAALVPALRVFRVDLARTLARAQ; encoded by the coding sequence ATGTTCAGCCTTGCCCTCGCCTATATGCGCGATCGCGCGCTCACCACCTTGCTCAATGTCGTGCTGCTTGGCCTCGCAGTCGCGACGCTCGCGATCCTGCTCCTGTTCTCGACCCAGCTCACCGACCGGCTCGAGCGCGACGCGCAGGGCATCGACCTGGTGGTCGGAGCCAAGGGCTCACCGCTGCAGCTGATCCTGTCCAGCATCTATCAGCTCGATACTCCGACCGGCAATATTCCGCTGGACAGTGTTGCACTGCTCCGCCGCGATCCCTCGATCGCGCGCGTGATCCCGCTGGCGATGGGCGACAGCTTCCGCGGCTATCGCATCGTCGGTACCGAACCCGGCTATCTCGACCTTTATGGCGCGAAGCTCGCGCAGGGGCGCGTCTTCGCCAAGTCGGGCGACGCGGTGCTCGGCGCGACCGCCGCGCGCGAGCTTGGCGCCGGGGTCGGCCAGCGCTTTGTCGGCAGCCACGGGTTCGGCTCGGGCGAAGGCGTCACCGGCCATGACGAGCATCCCTTCACCACCGTCGGCATCCTCGCGCCGACCGGCACCGTGGTCGATCGGCTGATCCTCACACCGGTCGAGAGCGTCTGGGATGTGCATGGCATCGGTCACGAGCACCATGAGGGCGAGGCAAAAGAGGGCGAGGCGCATGAGCACGAGCATGACGGCCATGAGAAGGCCCATGAGCATGAGGAACCCGCGCTGATCGGCGCGGCCGGAACGCTCGAGCCCGAGGTCACCGCCCTGCTCGTCAGCTACCGCTCAGCCCTGGCTGCGGTTCGCGTGCCAAGCTTCGTCAACCGCCAGACCAATATGCAGGCTGCCGTTCCTGCGCAGGAGACCGCGCGGCTGCTCACCCTTTTCGGCGCCGGCATCGAGGGCGCGCGGATCTTCGCCTGGCTGCTTGCAGCGACCGGGGGTCTCGCGATCTTCGTCGCCTTGCTCAATGCTGCCCGCGCGCGCGAAGGCGATCTGGCGTTGTTGCGCGTCATGGGCGCGACGCGAGCGTCAGTGTTCGGAACGATCCTGCTTGAGGGGCTGCTGACCGCCGCAGCCGGCGCGCTGCTCGGACTGGCGGCCGCGCATCTCGCGCTGGCCGTCGCGCGCGCGCTGTTCGATCCGCTTGCGGAAATCGGCCTCGATCCCTGGCGGGTCCATCCGGGTGAACTGGCGATCGTCGCCGGAGTACTGACAATCGGCCTCGTCGCCGCGCTGGTCCCCGCGCTCCGCGTGTTCCGCGTCGATCTCGCCCGCACGCTCGCGCGGGCCCAATAG
- a CDS encoding DUF3299 domain-containing protein, with protein sequence MMKAPIVAALVLSLLSVPAAAQLIGGGPKQDVKDIWKPAATPQGGTSWRLLESTKETQRVASGVIYSKPVFPPGVKALNGKQIKVAGWMMPLDKAARQKRFVLLAYPPGCPFHFHAMPNQFIEVLAPAGVPLNERDPMVIAGTLQLTGQDESGIFYRLVNAKKL encoded by the coding sequence ATGATGAAGGCTCCGATCGTTGCGGCGCTGGTCCTCTCGCTTCTGAGCGTGCCTGCCGCCGCGCAGCTCATCGGCGGCGGTCCAAAGCAGGACGTCAAGGACATCTGGAAGCCCGCCGCGACGCCGCAGGGCGGCACCTCATGGAGGTTGCTGGAGAGCACCAAGGAGACGCAGCGCGTCGCCAGCGGCGTGATCTACTCCAAGCCGGTCTTCCCGCCAGGCGTGAAGGCGCTCAACGGCAAGCAGATCAAGGTGGCAGGCTGGATGATGCCGCTCGACAAGGCGGCGCGCCAGAAACGGTTCGTGCTGCTTGCCTATCCGCCGGGCTGCCCGTTCCATTTCCACGCCATGCCCAACCAGTTCATCGAGGTACTGGCGCCGGCCGGCGTGCCGCTCAACGAGCGTGACCCGATGGTGATTGCAGGCACGCTCCAGCTCACCGGCCAGGACGAGAGCGGCATCTTCTACCGCCTGGTCAACGCGAAGAAGCTTTGA